A region of Solanum dulcamara chromosome 7, daSolDulc1.2, whole genome shotgun sequence DNA encodes the following proteins:
- the LOC129895587 gene encoding serine/threonine-protein kinase STY13-like: protein MEKGSDGFVRADQIDLKSLDEQLERHLNRTWTMEKTNKKKPLDDSCINYSTATAAAATVTAAAASFSLSSSVKPRQRHDWEIDPSKLIIKSVIARGTFGTVHRGVYDGQDVAVKLLDWGEEGHRTDAEIASLRAAFTQEVSVWHKLDHPNVTKFIGATMGSSGLNLQTENGHIGMPSNICCVVVEYLPGGALKSYLIKNRRRKLAFKVVVQMALDMARGLSYLHSQKIVHRDVKTENMLLDKTRTVKIADFGVARIEASNPNDMTGETGTLGYMAPEVLNGNPYNRKCDVYSFGICVWEIYCCDMPYPDLSFSEVTSAVVRQNLRPDIPRCCPSSLANVMKRCWDANPDKRPEMDEVVSLIEAIDTSKGGGMIPVDQQQGCFCFRRHRGP from the exons ATGGAGAAAGGAAGTGATGGGTTTGTTAGAGCTGATCAGATTGATTTGAAGAGTTTAGATGAGCAGCTCGAGAGACACCTTAACAGAACATGGACTATGGAGAAGACCAATAAGAAGAAACCGTTGGATGATTCCTGCATTAATTACTCTACCGCTACGGCCGCAGCCGCTACCGTCACTGCCGCTGCCGCTTCCTTCTCTCTATCTTCTTCCGTCAAACCCAGGCAAAGACACGACTGGGAAATTGACCCTTCGAAACTTATCATCAAAAGCGTCATTGCTCGTGGTACCTTTGGTACCGTCCATCGTGGCGTTTACGACGGTCAAGATGTCGCCG TGAAACTACTGGACTGGGGGGAAGAGGGCCACAGAACAGATGCTGAAATAGCATCGCTAAGGGCAGCTTTTACACAAGAAGTTTCAGTGTGGCATAAGCTTGACCATCCTAATGTTACTAAG TTCATTGGGGCAACTATGGGCTCTTCTGGGCTCAATTTACAAACAGAAAATGGTCATATTGGCATGCCTAGTAACATATGCTGCGTTGTTGTGGAATACCTTCCGGGTGGTGCCTTAAAATCTTACCTTATAAAGAACAGAAGAAGGAAGCTGGCATTCAAAGTTGTTGTGCAGATGGCACTCGATATGGCCAGAGG GTTAAGTTACCTTCACTCGCAAAAGATTGTGCATAGAGATGTCAAGACAGAGAATATGCTATTGGATAAGACACGTACAGTAAAAATTGCTGATTTTGGGGTTGCTCGCATTGAGGCTTCTAATCCTAATGACATGACTGGGGAGACCGGAACCCTTGGATATATGGCTCCTGAG GTTCTCAATGGCAATCCATACAATAGAAAATGTGATGTGTACAGTTTTGGCATATGTGTGTGGGAGATATATTGTTGCGACATGCCATATCCTGACCTCAGCTTCTCAGAAGTAACTTCAGCTGTGGTTCGCCAG AATCTAAGGCCAGATATACCAAGGTGTTGCCCAAGTTCCCTTGCTAATGTAATGAAGAGATGCTGGGACGCTAACCCTGACAAACGGCCTGAGATGGATGAGGTAGTATCTCTGATAGAGGCTATTGATACATCAAAAGGCGGAGGAATGATTCCTGTTGATCAACAACAGGGTTGTTTCTGTTTCCGAAGGCATAGGGGACCTTGA
- the LOC129893993 gene encoding bidirectional sugar transporter SWEET5-like — protein MVNTETVRTIVGIIGNVISFFLFLSPMPTFIKIWKAKTVMQFKPDPYVVTALNCAVWVFYGMPFVHPDSLLVVTINGIGLFIELVYVIAFFIYSEWPKRKKIVVFLVIEIILLGILVFVTLTFLHGTKNRSMLVGILAVVMNIAMYASPLTVMRRVISTKSVKFMPFYLSLANFCNGGIWFAYAFLKFDVYILIPNGLGMLSGAIQLFLYARYYKTTNWDDDGKPSEIELPRNQGTA, from the exons ATGGTGAATACAGAGACAGTACGGACGATTGTTGGAATTATCG GAAATGTTATATCATTCTTCCTCTTCTTATCCCCCAT GCCAACGTTCATAAAAATATGGAAAGCAAAGACGGTGATGCAATTCAAACCAGATCCTTATGTTGTAACTGCTTTGAATTGTGCAGTTTGGGTATTTTATGGAATGCCATTTGTTCATCCTGACAGCCTTCTTGTTGTCACTATTAATGGCATTGGTCTCTTTATTGAATTAGTATATGTAATTGCCTTCTTCATCTATTCCGAGTGGCCAAAGCGT AAGAAGATTGTTGTTTTTTTGGTAATTGAAATAATCCTTCTTGGGATCCTCGTTTTCGTTACGCTTACTTTCCTTCATGGAACCAAGAACAGATCTATGCTAGTCGGTATATTGGCTGTCGTTATGAATATTGCTATGTACGCTTCGCCCCTCACCGTCATG cGTCGAGTGATCAGCACCAAGAGTGTGAAATTCATGCCATTTTACCTGTCACTTGCTAACTTTTGCAATGGAGGTATTTGGTTCGCCTATGCATTCCTCAAATTTGATGTTTACATCCTG ATACCCAATGGTCTGGGAATGTTATCTGGAGCAATTCAGCTCTTCCTTTATGCAAGATATTACAAAACCACCAACTGGGACGATGATGGAAAGCCAAGTGAAATTGAACTTCCAAGAAATCAGGGAACAGCCTAA